The Vicia villosa cultivar HV-30 ecotype Madison, WI linkage group LG1, Vvil1.0, whole genome shotgun sequence genome includes a region encoding these proteins:
- the LOC131611877 gene encoding protein IQ-DOMAIN 19-like has product MGKKGKWLKNFLTGKREKDKDKEKSTINQNFSNGTENPTTPISSSNSSSTKEKKRWSFRRSSASATPTVSKELSKSEVIASVTVPTVTVTDIQNEQRNHAMAVAVATAAAADAAVAAAQAAAVVIRLTSGSNENSRSIEEAAAVKIQCVYRSHLARKALRALRGLVKLQALIRGHLVRKQAKATLRCMQALVTAQARARAQRIRMVSEGKPNPNQSTPRNVMENDLFRQIYNEMDRGLEDNIKIVEMDFCESKGNSTSRSSSVNHHGQYYEQSEHRYSTNGSYSYSKEENYKVSPAPSALTEMSPKACSGHFEDCFSTAQSSPHYYSAISKTDDSASNHPFSFPRPSYAESMSYDYPLYPSYMANTESSKAKARSHSAPKQRPDSFERQPSRRRISVEGRNVPRPLRMQRSSSHVGATAQNYQYPLSIKLDRSAVSLHDSECGSTSTMLTNTNYCRSLVAYDPDGDRN; this is encoded by the exons ATGGGAAAAAAAGGTAAATGGCTTAAGAATTTCTTGACAGGGAAAAGAGAGAAAGATAAAGATAAAGAGAAATCTACAATAAACCAGAATTTTTCTAATGGAACAGAAAATCCAACTACTCCGATTTCGAGTTCAAATTCAAGTTCTACGAAGGAGAAAAAGAGATGGAGTTTTAGAAGATCGTCTGCATCGGCTACGCCAACGGTTTCTAAGGAGTTGAGTAAATCTGAAGTTATTGCTTCAGTGACAGTGCCAACTGTTACGGTTACTGATATTCAGAATGAGCAGAGAAATCATGCTATGGCTGTGGCTGTTGCAACAGCGGCCGCAGCTGATGCTGCAGTGGCTGCTGCACAGGCTGCAGCTGTTGTGATCCGCTTGACTTCTGGTTCGAATGAGAATTCTAGAAGTATTGAAGAGGCTGCTGCTGTTAAAATTCAATGCGTCTATCGATCTCACTTG GCGAGAAAGGCGTTGCGTGCTTTGAGAGGATTAGTGAAGTTGCAGGCACTGATAAGGGGTCACTTGGTGAGAAAACAGGCTAAGGCAACACTTAGATGTATGCAGGCTTTGGTGACAGCACAAGCTAGAGCTCGTGCTCAACGGATCCGAATGGTGTCCGAAGGAAAGCCTAATCCAAACCAATCAACTCCTAGAAATGTCATGGAAAATGACTTGTTCAGGCAAATATACAAT GAAATGGACAGAGGCTTAGAAGACAACATCAAGATTGTTGAAATGGACTTTTGTGAATCAAAAGGTAACTCTACAAGCAGAAGCAGCAGTGTAAATCATCATGGACAATATTATGAACAATCTGAACATAGATATTCCACAAATGGTTCCTATTCTTACTCAAAAGAAGAAAACTACAAAGTATCACCAGCTCCATCAGCTTTAACAGAAATGAGTCCAAAAGCATGCAGTGGCCATTTCGAAGATTGCTTCAGCACAGCACAAAGCAGCCCTCATTACTATTCTGCTATATCGAAAACAGACGATTCAGCTTCAAACCATCCTTTTTCATTCCCTAGACCATCTTATGCAGAATCTATGTCCTATGATTACCCTTTGTATCCAAGTTACATGGCTAATACAGAATCATCCAAGGCTAAAGCTAGATCACACAGTGCACCAAAACAAAGGCCAGATTCATTTGAGAGGCAACCGAGCCGACGAAGAATTTCGGTTGAGGGAAGAAATGTACCTAGGCCACTGAGGATGCAGAGGTCATCTTCACATGTTGGTGCCACTGCTCAGAATTACCAATATCCATTGTCAATTAAGCTTGATAGATCGGCGGTCTCGCTCCATGACAGCGAGTGTGGCTCGACAAGTACAATGCTTACGAATACTAATTACTGCAGATCTCTTGTTGCATATGAT CCAGATGGAGATAGGAACTGA